A single region of the Chitinophaga niabensis genome encodes:
- a CDS encoding response regulator, translating into MANTNKVVYVIDDDEIFHFIVKKMFGLQGWNVAVNSFLSAEDAIENLNSFAAKNLPCLIILDMNMQRMNGWDFIEAFRELKTRLRQHVPIIMCSSSMNIQDMEKVKKTPELMAYITKPLDKSKMKVIEEYL; encoded by the coding sequence ATGGCAAATACGAATAAGGTAGTTTATGTGATCGACGACGATGAGATTTTCCACTTTATTGTAAAGAAGATGTTCGGTTTACAGGGTTGGAATGTGGCTGTGAATTCTTTTTTGTCTGCCGAGGATGCTATTGAGAACCTGAATTCATTTGCAGCCAAGAACCTGCCTTGCCTGATCATCCTGGATATGAATATGCAAAGAATGAACGGGTGGGATTTCATTGAGGCTTTCCGGGAGTTAAAAACACGCCTGCGGCAGCATGTGCCTATTATTATGTGTTCTTCTTCCATGAACATCCAGGATATGGAAAAAGTGAAGAAAACACCTGAGCTGATGGCTTATATCACTAAGCCATTGGACAAATCAAAGATGAAAGTAATTGAAGAATATCTCTGA